From Tripterygium wilfordii isolate XIE 37 chromosome 13, ASM1340144v1, whole genome shotgun sequence, the proteins below share one genomic window:
- the LOC120012831 gene encoding uncharacterized protein LOC120012831 — MAGWASNNQKLSAGVMNEYDVVWKPKFSQKFGVELMQNCDLPPPQKVFSGSDETVISSMNRVCGMMGREDDGEYEKLELLKALRLSQTRAREAERRAESLAKEKDFIANVLIKESLELFACRQWVKLLEVQVLMLQPHRQRPEKMGCRWGSEEEGDDDGEGISWIVALAICLGIAGVGVAFGCRYWL, encoded by the coding sequence ATGGCAGGATGGGCATCAAATAACCAGAAACTGAGTGCTGGAGTCATGAATGAGTATGATGTGGTTTGGAAGCCTAAGTTTTCTCAAAAGTTTGGTGTAGAGCTGATGCAGAATTGCGATTTGCCTCCACCACAGAAGGTTTTTTCGGGGTCTGATGAGACGGTCATATCATCCATGAATAGGGTCTGTGGCATGATGGGAAGAGAAGACGATGGTGAGTATGAGAAGTTGGAGCTTTTGAAGGCCTTGAGACTGTCGCAGACGCGGGCAAGGGAGGCAGAGAGGAGAGCAGAGAGTTTGGCCAAGGAGAAGGATTTCATTGCTAATGTCTTAATAAAAGAATCCTTGGAGCTATTCGCTTGTCGGCAATGGGTGAAGTTGCTTGAGGTTCAAGTTTTGATGTTACAACCACATCGACAACGACCGGAGAAGATGGGTTGTCGCTGGGGAAGCGAAGAAGAGGGAGATGATGATGGTGAGGGGATTTCGTGGATTGTGGCTTTGGCAATTTGTTTGGGGATTGCTGGAGTAGGAGTAGCATTTGGTTGCAGATATTGGCTTTAG